The Planococcus liqunii genome includes a region encoding these proteins:
- the hpt gene encoding hypoxanthine phosphoribosyltransferase, whose translation MLEKDIEEILISEERLQEKARELGETLTRDYQDKYPLAIGVLKGAMPFMGDLMKRIDCYVEMDFMDVSSYGNATVSSGEVKIVKDLNTSVEGRDLLIIEDIIDSGLTLSYLVDLFKYRKANSIKIVTLLDKPSGRKVDLKADYIGFEVPDAFVVGYGLDYAEKYRNLPYIGILKPSVYSEDQE comes from the coding sequence ATGCTAGAGAAAGACATTGAAGAAATATTAATCTCAGAAGAACGCCTGCAGGAAAAAGCGCGGGAATTAGGGGAAACATTGACCCGTGATTATCAGGACAAATACCCGTTGGCAATTGGGGTATTAAAAGGCGCCATGCCATTTATGGGAGATTTGATGAAACGTATTGACTGCTACGTAGAAATGGACTTTATGGATGTTTCGAGCTACGGCAATGCGACGGTTTCTTCAGGAGAAGTGAAAATCGTAAAAGATTTGAATACCAGCGTGGAAGGCCGCGATCTTCTTATCATTGAAGATATTATTGACAGTGGATTGACACTCAGTTATTTGGTGGATCTATTTAAATACCGGAAAGCAAATTCGATTAAAATTGTTACGCTTCTTGATAAGCCGTCAGGCCGGAAAGTAGACTTGAAAGCGGATTATATCGGATTTGAAGTGCCGGATGCATTTGTTGTCGGATACGGCCTGGATTATGCAGAAAAGTACCGCAACCTGCCTTATATCGGGATTTTAAAACCGTCGGTGTATAGCGAAGACCAAGAATAG
- the ftsH gene encoding ATP-dependent zinc metalloprotease FtsH: MNRIFRYTIFYLLIFLVIIGILGTFNNSAQPTENIGYNDFLEALQDGTVTEVTIQPDANVYEVTGKLQGYDENQSFVTNIPMENEAVITKIDEIATDQGVDVDYLKAPQTSGWVSFFTGIIPFIIIFILFFFLLNQSQGGGGGRVMNFGKSKAKLYDDQKHKVRFNDVAGADEEKQELVEVVDFLKDPRRFADIGARIPKGILLVGPPGTGKTLLARAVAGEAGVPFFSISGSDFVEMFVGVGASRVRDLFENAKKNSPCIIFIDEIDAVGRQRGAGLGGGHDEREQTLNQLLVEMDGFGANEGVIIIAATNRPDILDPALLRPGRFDRQITVGRPDVKGREEVLKVHARNKPLDPTVDMKAIAQRTPGFSGADLENLLNEAALVAARRSKLKIDMSDIDEATDRVIAGPAKKNRVISKKERNIVAFHESGHTVVGLILDDADIVHKVTIVPRGQAGGYAVMLPREDRYFMTKPELLDKIAGLLGGRVAEDIIFGEVSTGAHNDFQRATAIARSMVTEYGMSDKIGPIQFGQAQGGNVFLGRDFNSEQNYSDAIAFEIDQEIQRIIKEQYIRTKEILTENKHLLDLIATTLLDVETLDAAQILHLKEHGTLPERSYEALNGDFEKEGVDLTKDETPDVTGAPNDPSSGDLPKEGSTSGSASGPIQEERK; encoded by the coding sequence ATGAATCGAATATTTCGATACACCATATTTTATTTACTGATTTTCCTAGTGATTATCGGGATTTTGGGAACGTTCAACAACAGCGCCCAACCGACTGAAAATATAGGATACAACGACTTTTTGGAGGCATTGCAAGATGGAACCGTCACTGAAGTGACCATCCAGCCGGATGCCAATGTTTACGAAGTAACAGGGAAACTTCAAGGCTATGACGAAAACCAGTCATTTGTTACGAATATTCCAATGGAAAATGAAGCAGTGATAACAAAAATTGATGAAATTGCCACAGATCAGGGAGTCGACGTTGACTACTTGAAAGCTCCGCAGACAAGCGGCTGGGTTTCTTTCTTCACAGGGATCATTCCATTCATTATTATCTTCATTCTTTTCTTCTTCTTGCTGAACCAATCACAAGGCGGCGGTGGCGGCCGAGTGATGAACTTCGGGAAAAGTAAAGCGAAGCTGTATGACGACCAGAAACACAAAGTCCGCTTCAACGATGTTGCTGGAGCAGACGAAGAGAAACAGGAACTTGTCGAAGTTGTTGATTTCTTGAAAGATCCACGCAGATTCGCCGATATCGGCGCACGCATTCCAAAAGGGATTTTGCTTGTAGGGCCTCCGGGTACCGGTAAAACCTTATTGGCTCGTGCAGTTGCCGGTGAAGCAGGCGTGCCGTTCTTCTCCATCAGTGGTTCGGATTTCGTAGAGATGTTTGTCGGAGTCGGGGCTTCCCGGGTTCGTGACCTTTTCGAAAACGCGAAGAAAAATTCTCCGTGTATCATTTTCATCGATGAAATTGATGCAGTTGGACGCCAGCGTGGAGCTGGTCTTGGCGGCGGACACGATGAGCGTGAACAAACATTGAACCAATTGCTTGTTGAAATGGATGGCTTCGGCGCAAACGAAGGCGTCATCATCATTGCAGCAACAAACCGTCCGGATATTCTGGATCCTGCTCTTCTGCGTCCTGGCCGTTTTGACCGCCAGATCACAGTTGGCCGCCCAGACGTTAAAGGACGCGAAGAAGTATTGAAAGTCCATGCACGCAATAAGCCGCTTGATCCGACAGTGGATATGAAAGCAATTGCGCAGCGTACACCTGGATTCTCAGGTGCGGATCTAGAGAACTTATTGAACGAAGCGGCACTTGTTGCAGCTCGCCGCAGTAAACTCAAAATTGATATGTCCGATATTGATGAAGCAACAGACCGTGTAATTGCAGGTCCTGCTAAAAAGAATCGGGTCATTTCGAAAAAAGAACGCAATATCGTGGCTTTCCATGAATCTGGACATACAGTCGTAGGTCTAATTTTGGATGACGCGGACATTGTCCATAAAGTGACCATCGTTCCTCGCGGACAAGCCGGCGGATACGCCGTCATGCTTCCAAGAGAAGATCGTTACTTTATGACGAAACCGGAATTGCTGGACAAAATTGCTGGATTGCTCGGCGGCCGTGTAGCTGAAGATATTATCTTCGGTGAAGTGTCAACCGGCGCCCATAATGACTTCCAGCGTGCAACAGCGATTGCGCGCAGCATGGTTACAGAATACGGGATGAGCGATAAGATCGGACCGATCCAATTCGGTCAGGCACAAGGCGGGAACGTCTTCCTGGGCCGCGACTTTAACTCAGAACAAAACTACTCGGATGCGATTGCGTTTGAAATCGACCAAGAAATCCAACGCATTATCAAAGAGCAGTATATCCGTACAAAAGAAATTTTGACTGAAAACAAACATCTTCTTGATTTGATTGCTACAACATTGCTTGACGTTGAAACATTGGATGCTGCCCAAATTCTTCACTTGAAAGAACACGGCACGCTTCCTGAACGTTCATACGAAGCATTGAATGGCGATTTTGAAAAAGAAGGCGTGGATTTGACGAAGGATGAAACTCCTGACGTAACAGGCGCTCCTAATGATCCATCATCAGGAGATTTGCCGAAAGAAGGAAGTACTTCCGGAAGCGCTTCAGGCCCGATTCAAGAAGAACGCAAATAA
- a CDS encoding type III pantothenate kinase, producing the protein MILVMDVGNTNIVLGVYGQDRLLHHWRLETDRHKTEDEFGMQLKALLTDAGLAFASINGIIMSSVVPPIMAALERMCQKYFHIKPLIVGPGVKTGLNIKYDNPREVGADRIVNAVAAIEEYGAPLIIVDFGTATTYCYINEHRQYMGGAIAPGINISTEALYSRASKLPRIEIARPASVIGKNTVSAMQSGIVYGYVGQAEGIVARMKAESKQQPKVIATGGMAPLIADESAVIDKVDPFLTLKGLYLIYKRN; encoded by the coding sequence ATGATTTTAGTAATGGATGTCGGAAACACCAATATTGTATTGGGGGTTTACGGCCAAGATCGACTTTTGCACCATTGGCGCTTGGAAACAGACCGCCACAAAACAGAAGATGAATTCGGCATGCAGTTGAAAGCGCTGTTAACTGATGCTGGATTAGCGTTTGCTTCGATCAATGGCATCATCATGTCTTCAGTTGTTCCGCCGATCATGGCGGCTTTGGAACGGATGTGCCAAAAATATTTCCACATCAAACCATTGATTGTGGGCCCGGGTGTGAAAACCGGCTTGAATATAAAATACGACAATCCGCGGGAAGTAGGTGCGGACCGGATAGTCAATGCGGTCGCTGCCATTGAAGAATACGGGGCTCCGTTAATTATTGTGGATTTTGGGACAGCAACTACCTACTGCTATATCAATGAGCACCGGCAGTATATGGGAGGTGCCATTGCCCCGGGCATCAACATTTCAACCGAGGCTTTGTATAGCCGGGCATCGAAATTGCCGCGCATCGAAATTGCCCGGCCAGCCAGTGTTATAGGAAAAAATACGGTGTCTGCTATGCAGTCCGGAATTGTCTATGGCTATGTGGGACAGGCAGAAGGCATTGTGGCACGCATGAAAGCGGAGAGCAAACAGCAGCCGAAAGTGATTGCAACCGGAGGCATGGCTCCGCTGATTGCCGATGAATCCGCAGTTATTGATAAAGTGGATCCTTTTTTAACACTGAAAGGACTTTATTTAATTTACAAGCGTAACTAA
- the hslO gene encoding Hsp33 family molecular chaperone HslO yields the protein MGDYLVRGLGFNGSVRAFAVDTTQTVAEAQKRHMTWPTASAALGRTMTGGVMMGAMLKGDNKVTIKVDGNGPLGAILVDSNARGGVRGYVTNPQTHFELNEKGKLDVRRAVGTEGMFAVVKDLGLRDNFTGQTPIVSGEIAEDFTYYMAISEQVPSSVGLGVLVDTDNSILAAGGFIVQLMPDTDDETISKIEARLSSIEPVSKMIQRGLSPEEILEEVLGKGNIQILEKMPVKFECNCSKERFAAGILGLGQHEIQNMIKEDGMAEAQCHFCLETYRYSKEELESFIDELKL from the coding sequence ATGGGAGATTATTTAGTGCGAGGACTGGGCTTTAATGGCAGTGTCCGCGCTTTTGCAGTCGATACAACTCAAACAGTGGCAGAGGCGCAAAAGCGCCATATGACCTGGCCGACTGCTTCGGCAGCCCTCGGCAGAACAATGACGGGCGGCGTAATGATGGGCGCCATGCTTAAAGGGGACAACAAAGTCACCATCAAAGTGGACGGCAATGGCCCTCTCGGTGCAATCCTGGTGGACAGCAATGCCAGAGGCGGAGTGCGGGGCTATGTCACCAACCCGCAAACGCATTTTGAGTTGAACGAAAAAGGCAAATTGGACGTGCGCCGTGCTGTAGGGACGGAAGGCATGTTCGCAGTTGTGAAAGACTTGGGGCTCCGGGACAATTTCACGGGCCAAACGCCGATTGTTTCCGGCGAAATCGCTGAAGACTTTACGTACTACATGGCCATTTCAGAACAAGTGCCTTCTTCGGTAGGGCTTGGTGTGCTGGTGGATACGGATAACTCGATTCTAGCAGCAGGCGGCTTTATTGTTCAATTAATGCCAGATACAGATGACGAAACGATATCCAAAATTGAAGCACGCCTCTCCAGCATCGAACCGGTTTCAAAAATGATTCAGCGCGGCTTGTCCCCTGAAGAAATTTTGGAAGAAGTGCTTGGAAAGGGAAATATTCAAATACTGGAAAAAATGCCGGTGAAATTCGAATGCAATTGCTCGAAAGAACGGTTTGCTGCGGGCATCCTCGGGCTTGGACAGCATGAAATTCAGAACATGATCAAAGAAGACGGCATGGCGGAAGCACAATGCCATTTCTGCCTGGAAACCTATCGTTATTCTAAAGAGGAGTTGGAATCTTTCATCGATGAGCTCAAATTATAA
- a CDS encoding peptidyl-prolyl cis-trans isomerase — MSSNYNRRRPTAPPATTSAGRPKKRLKSGPLLFMILVLFIANLLWFIAWLIPNAPENTEEVASVSGEAITQGEWMAAMEEQYGRDVLLEMVNQKVMETAAKEYDIKVSEKEIELELAMLRSGQDRTESTLAGDDPELLKDKVKARLILEKVLTKDIVIKEDKIEKFYKENQSLYDVEDAYRTRMIVVDSEKDAEEALSELENGSSFEALARERSLDTATGSLGGDIGYISADQNSVDPAIAETVTSVKVDGYSDPLKLKDGRTAIISVTEKAKGQTFSFKEVKDHISRELALEQLPQSVTPEAFWKEFDAEWFYGE, encoded by the coding sequence ATGAGCTCAAATTATAATCGGAGACGCCCTACTGCACCTCCGGCAACCACATCTGCAGGGCGCCCTAAAAAAAGACTGAAATCCGGACCGCTTTTGTTCATGATCCTTGTGCTGTTTATCGCCAATCTTTTATGGTTTATTGCCTGGCTGATTCCCAATGCCCCTGAAAACACCGAAGAAGTCGCTTCGGTCAGTGGTGAAGCTATTACCCAGGGAGAGTGGATGGCAGCGATGGAAGAACAATACGGCCGCGATGTATTGCTGGAAATGGTTAACCAAAAAGTGATGGAAACGGCAGCAAAAGAATACGACATTAAGGTCAGCGAGAAAGAAATTGAATTGGAATTGGCGATGCTTCGCTCCGGACAGGACCGTACCGAATCCACTTTGGCCGGAGATGATCCAGAATTGTTGAAGGACAAAGTGAAAGCCCGATTAATCCTTGAAAAAGTCCTGACCAAAGATATTGTGATAAAAGAAGACAAAATCGAAAAGTTCTATAAAGAAAACCAGTCGCTTTATGATGTGGAAGATGCATACCGCACGCGCATGATTGTGGTAGATTCCGAAAAAGATGCGGAAGAAGCTCTTTCTGAACTGGAGAACGGTTCTTCATTTGAAGCGCTAGCACGTGAACGTTCCCTTGATACAGCAACCGGAAGCTTGGGCGGCGACATCGGCTACATTTCCGCCGATCAAAACTCGGTAGACCCGGCTATTGCCGAAACGGTCACTTCGGTAAAAGTGGATGGCTACTCAGATCCGCTCAAGCTGAAAGACGGCCGCACCGCTATTATCTCGGTGACGGAAAAAGCAAAAGGGCAAACATTTTCATTCAAAGAAGTTAAAGATCACATCAGCCGCGAACTGGCACTTGAGCAGCTGCCCCAGTCTGTAACACCGGAAGCGTTTTGGAAAGAGTTTGACGCTGAATGGTTTTACGGGGAATAA
- the cysK gene encoding cysteine synthase A, producing the protein MARIGNSITELIGQTPIVKLNRMTGAEDADVYLKLEYFNPGSSVKDRIALAMIEAAEKEGKLKEGDTIIEPTSGNTGIGLAMIAAAKGYKSVLVMPETMSMERRNLLRAYGAELVLTPGPDGMNGPNGAIKTAEKLANENGWFMPQQFKNEANPEVHRLTTGPEIVEAMGDQLDAFISGIGTGGTITGAGEVLKEKYPDIHIVAVEPTDSPVLSGGKPGPHKIQGIGAGFVPDILDTEIYSEIIQVTNDQSFEAARKAAREEGILGGISSGAAIYAALQVAKRLGKDKKVLAIIPSNGERYLSTPLYQFEENN; encoded by the coding sequence ATGGCGCGTATTGGAAATTCTATAACTGAATTGATCGGGCAAACCCCTATCGTAAAATTAAACCGTATGACGGGTGCTGAAGATGCAGACGTATATTTGAAATTAGAATATTTTAACCCTGGCAGCAGCGTAAAAGACCGTATTGCATTGGCTATGATTGAGGCGGCTGAAAAAGAAGGAAAGCTAAAAGAAGGCGACACCATTATCGAACCGACAAGCGGCAACACCGGCATCGGCTTAGCCATGATCGCAGCAGCAAAAGGCTACAAATCAGTTCTGGTAATGCCGGAAACGATGAGCATGGAGCGCCGCAATCTTCTGCGCGCTTACGGAGCGGAACTTGTATTGACTCCAGGGCCGGACGGCATGAACGGACCGAATGGGGCTATCAAGACGGCTGAAAAACTAGCTAATGAAAACGGCTGGTTTATGCCGCAGCAATTTAAAAACGAAGCGAATCCGGAAGTGCACCGTTTAACGACGGGACCTGAAATCGTCGAAGCGATGGGCGATCAGCTGGATGCATTTATTTCAGGAATCGGAACAGGTGGAACCATTACAGGAGCCGGTGAAGTATTAAAAGAAAAGTATCCGGATATCCACATTGTAGCTGTGGAACCGACAGACTCGCCGGTGCTTTCTGGCGGCAAACCGGGACCGCATAAAATCCAAGGGATCGGGGCAGGTTTTGTACCGGATATTTTGGATACAGAAATCTACAGCGAAATCATCCAAGTGACAAACGACCAATCGTTTGAAGCGGCCCGCAAGGCAGCACGTGAAGAAGGCATCCTTGGAGGAATTTCTTCAGGGGCAGCGATTTACGCAGCGCTTCAAGTGGCGAAGCGCCTTGGAAAAGACAAAAAAGTATTGGCGATCATTCCGTCAAACGGCGAACGTTACTTGAGCACACCGCTTTATCAATTCGAAGAAAACAATTAA
- the folP gene encoding dihydropteroate synthase, whose amino-acid sequence MGILNITPDSFSDGGSYSTVEQAVDRAKQMVADGADIIDVGGESTRPGYTLISDEEEIGRVVPVIRALAKEVDAYISIDTYKAAVADAAVEAGAHIINDIWGAKYEPGIAKVAAKRNVPIILMHNRNEALYMDFWTDVKQDIDESIQIALEAGVSKEQIWLDPGIGFGKTTYHNIEMMRHLDQFVALGYPVLLGTSRKSFIGKVLDVPVSERLEGSLATVCYGVEKGCQIVRVHDVKETSRAVRMLDVLTGKQTYKGVE is encoded by the coding sequence ATGGGTATTTTAAACATCACTCCAGACTCCTTTTCAGATGGCGGCAGCTATTCGACTGTGGAGCAGGCGGTAGACCGAGCCAAACAAATGGTGGCAGACGGAGCAGATATTATTGACGTGGGCGGCGAATCTACCCGTCCAGGCTATACGCTGATTTCTGATGAAGAAGAAATCGGACGTGTAGTTCCGGTCATTCGGGCTTTGGCGAAGGAAGTGGACGCTTATATTTCAATCGATACATACAAAGCAGCGGTGGCCGACGCGGCCGTTGAAGCCGGAGCCCATATCATCAACGACATCTGGGGCGCAAAATACGAGCCGGGAATCGCCAAAGTAGCGGCGAAGCGAAATGTGCCAATTATTTTGATGCACAACCGTAACGAAGCGTTATACATGGATTTCTGGACAGACGTTAAGCAGGATATAGACGAAAGCATTCAAATTGCACTGGAGGCTGGAGTTTCAAAAGAGCAGATTTGGCTCGATCCGGGCATTGGTTTCGGCAAGACAACATACCATAACATTGAAATGATGCGGCACCTGGATCAGTTTGTTGCCCTTGGCTATCCGGTCTTGCTTGGAACTTCCCGCAAATCGTTCATTGGAAAAGTGCTCGATGTCCCGGTAAGTGAAAGACTGGAAGGATCGCTTGCCACTGTTTGCTACGGAGTAGAAAAAGGCTGTCAGATTGTGCGCGTCCACGATGTGAAAGAAACAAGCCGCGCTGTCCGTATGCTCGATGTATTAACCGGCAAGCAAACATACAAAGGAGTGGAGTAA
- the folB gene encoding dihydroneopterin aldolase has product MDYIHVNDMEFYGYHGVFPEETKLGQRFRLTVSLAVDLKKAGETDDLVHTVHYGEVYEVCRRIVEGEPKKLVEAVAEDVAAGILSQFPLVKGIRVQMIKPDPPIPGHYKSVAIELTRGEFA; this is encoded by the coding sequence ATGGATTATATTCATGTGAACGATATGGAATTTTACGGGTACCACGGAGTGTTTCCTGAAGAAACAAAATTGGGCCAGCGATTTCGTTTGACGGTTTCGCTTGCGGTTGATTTGAAAAAGGCTGGAGAAACAGACGACCTCGTGCATACTGTCCATTATGGGGAAGTTTACGAAGTGTGCCGCCGTATTGTGGAAGGTGAGCCGAAAAAGCTGGTGGAAGCGGTGGCGGAAGACGTGGCTGCAGGCATCCTTTCTCAATTTCCGCTCGTGAAAGGGATTCGTGTGCAAATGATTAAACCGGATCCGCCGATTCCAGGCCATTACAAGTCGGTTGCCATTGAACTGACGCGAGGAGAATTTGCATGA